Proteins from a single region of Dictyostelium discoideum AX4 chromosome 5 chromosome, whole genome shotgun sequence:
- the pkgB gene encoding SGK family protein kinase yields MGKGQSKIKNGGSGKPAKAGKPKKGNKNDETTPTSTPTPTPTPTQQNLDNSAQQQQQQQQTTTAAVSLDNKEQQQQQNIPAPATQTPITQTGTPTIEESQKNTDNNNINGASNEASSSPDSPNGSGNGNDDEDEGPEEVIFSKNKQSATKDDFELLNVIGKGSFGKVMQVKKKGEDKIFAMKVLRKDAIIARKQVNHTKSEKTILQCISHPFIVNLHYAFQTKDKLYMVLDFVNGGELFFHLKREGRFSEPRVKIYAAEIVSALDHLHKQDIVYRDLKPENILLDSEGHICITDFGLSKKIETTDGTFTFCGTPEYLAPEVLNGHGHGCAVDWWSLGTLLYEMLTGLPPFYSQNVSTMYQKILNGELKIPTYISPEAKSLLEGLLTREVDKRLGTKGGGEVKQHPWFKNIDWEKLDRKEVEVHFKPKVKSGTDISQIDPVFTQERPMDSLVETSALGDAMGKDTSFEGFTYVADSILKD; encoded by the exons atgggaaaaggacaaagtaaaataaagaatGGAGGATCAGGTAAACCCGCCAAAGCAGGAAAAccaaaaaaaggaaataaaaatgatgaaacaacaccaacatcaacacctacaccaacaccaacaccaactcaacaaaatttagataatagtgcacaacaacaacaacaacaacaacaaacgaCTACAGCAGCAGTTTCATTAGATAATAAagagcaacaacaacaacaaaatatacCAGCACCAGCTACCCAAACACCAATTACTCAAACAGGTACACCAACTATTGAAGAATCACAAAAAAAtacagataataataatataaatggtGCATCAAATGAAGCATCAAGTTCACCAGATTCACCAAATGGTAGTGGaaatggtaatgatgatgaagatgaaggaCCAGAGGAAGTCATTTTTTCAAAGAATAAACAATCAGCAACAAAagatgattttgaattattaaatgtaatTGGTAAAGGTAGTTTTGGTAAAGTTATGCAAGTTAAGAAAAAGGGTGAAGATAAAATCTTTGCTATGAAAGTTTTACGTAAAGATGCTATCATTGCTCGTAAACAAGTCAATCATACTAAATCTGAGAAAACTATCCTTCAATGTATTTCTCATCCATTCATTGTAAATTTACATTATGCTTTTCAA acaaaagataaattatatatGGTATTAGATTTTGTTAATGGTGGTGAATTATTTTTCCATTTAAAGAGAGAAGGTAGATTTTCAGAACCAAGAGTAAAGATTTATGCAGCAGAGATTGTATCAGCATTGGATCATTTACATAAACAAGATATTGTATATCGTGATTTGAAACCAGagaatattttattagaTAGTGAAGGTCATATTTGTATCACTGATTTTGGGTTATCTAAAAAGATTGAAACAACCGATGGTACATTCACTTTCTGTGGTACACCAGAGTATTTAGCACCAGAGGTATTGAATGGTCATGGTCATGGTTGTGCCGTCGATTGGTGGTCTCTTGGAACTCTTCTCTATGAGATGTTAACTGGTTTACCACCTTTCTACTCTCAAAATGTATCAACAATgtatcaaaaaattttaaatggtgaattaaaaattccaACTTATATTTCACCAGAagcaaaatcattattagaaGGT ttattAACTAGAGAAGTTGATAAAAGACTTGGAACTAAAGGTGGTGGTGAAGTTAAACAACATCCATGGTTCAAAAATATTGACTGGGAGAAATTGGATAGAAAAGAAGTTGAAGTTCACTTTAAACCAAAAGTTAAATCTGGCACAGATATTAGTCAAATTGATCCAGTTTTCACTCAAGAAAGACCAATGGATAGTTTGGTTGAAACAAGTGCTTTAGGTGATGCTATGGGTAAAGATACAAGCTTTGAAGGTTTCACTTATGTAGCTGATTCAATCTTAaaggattaa
- the miox gene encoding inositol oxygenase → MIETRTTTSTSEIKHDNSLKTGFEITKEVEEFRNYENSEDRVSEAYRNSHTYQTYDYATEKKKQYSQLDTSIKMGLWEAAELLNTIIDESDPDSNIPQINHCLQTAEAIRKVYPDSKYDWFHLTGFIHDLGKVLLSKKFKEQPQWATVGDTFPLGCKFDESNIFYEFFKMNPDYNDSKYNSECGIYKKNIGLENVTMSWGHDEYFYLVCVGNKCLLPKESLYMIRFHSFYPWHRHNKYTHLTNEEDEKMLNWVKEFNKFDLYSKDSEPVDVESLKPYYQSLISKYFPNELHW, encoded by the exons atgatagaaactagaacaacaacatcaacaagtGAAATTAAACatgataattcattaaaaactGGATTTGAAATTACTAAAGAGGTTGAagaatttagaaattatgaaaatagTGAAGATAGAGTATCAGAAGCTTATAGGAATAGTCATACTTATCAAACATATGATTATGCAACTGAAAAGAAGAAACAATATTCTCAATTGGATACAAGTATAAAAATGGGATTATGGGAAGCTGCTGAACTATTAAATACAATCATTGATGAAAGTGACCCAGATTCAAATATTCCTCAAATTAATCATTGTCTTCAAACTGCTGAAGCAATTAGAAAAGTATACCCTGATTCAAAATATGATTGGTTTCATTTAACTGGTTTCATTCATGATCTTGGtaaagttttattatctaaaaaatttaaagaacaACCACAATGGGCAACTGTTGGTGACACTTTTCCATTAGGTTGTAAATTTGAtg aaagtaatattttttatgaattttttaaaatgaatccAGATTATAATGATAGCAAATATAATAGTGAATGTGgtatatataaaaagaatattggATTGGAAAATGTTACAATGAGTTGGGGACATGATGAATACTTTTATTTGGTTTGTGTTGGAAATAAATGTTTATTACCTAAAGAATCGCTTTATATGATTAGATTCCATTCTTTTTATCCATGGCATAGACATAATAAATATACTCATTTAAcaaatgaagaagatgaaaaaaTGCTAAATTGGGTAAAggaatttaataaa TTTGATTTATATTCAAAAGACAGTGAGCCAGTGGATGTTGAATCTTTAAAACCATATTatcaatctttaatttcaaaatatttccCAAACGAACTTCATTGgtga
- the tom1 gene encoding GAT domain-containing protein gives MVTELVDKATNELLIQTDWTTVLQISDILNRDPIHARGVVRQVTKKLKDRSRVILLALELADSLLQNCHCTHVYFAERTFQTELCRLIMNKKTKLNVKEKTLEIVESWGNAFQARHDVPGFYETYSFIKRSGYKFPPKPSDAPILNFNNSPAKRTVSTTILTNNSHSTTPPQANVPSFNNVSSVGSNNAGGGGSSSQPIKNQEISSIKGSTSVFNEMISFLNVEDEDPQENDLIKELFETCKQSQIRVKEMIESGSTNERDLNVLLKLNDEINNALNDHEACIKRRRAFVENGYKPVPPPQQQQQQQQQQQQQQQQQQQQQSHSNNHNGTTTTTTTNNNNKNPSYLTKHKELEEIDFFKAPDGISPYSVQQQLQPFQQQQFNSTYNPFAQPQPQQFQQQPQQQLQQQPQQQQGFNQRIQQPQQQADAFDLFVANRQQSNNNNNNNNINNTTSSFGANNPFANNSSNNNNTNGAIQPYIPNTAKSLPPVSQQLQQPMQNQFSPQPQKFVGSSITPSAPPPFKPNTTQSNPFNTSPPLNNMNNHNNNMMQQQQPQQQQQQQPQQQFNPMYNNNAMAPSYPNYNAIGADNQHNTNPYGMMNHQQQQQQQQQQQPMMNQMNNFSAPTYSQFTNYAQPNQQPYNNNYGGMNQSNMYPNNNMSGKSSLI, from the exons atggttaCAGAATTAGTTGATAAAGCcacaaatgaattattaattcaaacCGATTGGACAACAGTTTTACAAATTAGTGATATCTTAAATAGAGATCCAATTCA TGCAAGAGGAGTTGTTAGACAGGTTACGAAAAAGTTAAAAGATAGATCAAGAGTTATTTTATTAGCTTTGGAGTTAGCAGATTCTTTACTCCAAAATTGTCATTGCACTCATGTCTATTTTGCAGAGAGAACTTTTCAAACTGAATTATGTAGATTAATTATGAATAAAAag acaAAATTGAATGTTAAAGAAAAAACATTAGAAATTGTAGAGAGTTGGGGAAATGCATTCCAAGCTAGACACGATGTACCAGGATTTTATGAAacttattcatttattaaacgTTCTGGTTACAAATTCCCACCAAAACCAAGCGATGCAccaattttgaattttaataattcaccagCAAAGAGAACAGTTAGTACTACCATCTTAACTAATAATAGTCATTCAACTACTCCACCACAAGCAAATGTtccatcatttaataatgtaTCAAGTGTTGGCTCCAACAAcgctggtggtggtggttcatCCTCTCAACCAATAAAGAATCAAGAAATCTCTTCAATTAAAGGTTCAACTTCTGTATTCAATGAAATGATTTCCTTCTTGAAtgttgaagatgaagatccacaagaaaatgatttaatcaAAGAGTTGTTTGAAACTTGTAAACAATCCCAAATTAGAGTAAAAGAAATGATTGAATCTGGTTCAACCAATGAAAGagatttaaatgttttattgaaattaaatgatgaaattaataatgcaCTAAATGATCATGAAGCTTGtataaaaagaagaagagcATTCGTTGAAAATGGATATAAGCCAGtcccaccaccacaacaacaacaacaacaacaacaacaacaacaacaacaacaacaacaacaacaacaacaacaatcacattcaaataatcataatggtactacaactacaaccaccacaaataataataataaaaatccatCATATCTTACAAAGCATAAAGAATTAGAAgaaattgatttctttaaagCACCTGACGGAATCAGTCCATATTCtgttcaacaacaattacaacctttccaacaacaacaatttaataGTACTTATAATCCATTTGCTCAACCTCAACCTCAACAAttccaacaacaaccacaacaacaactccaacagcaaccacaacaacaacagggATTTAATCAAAGAATACagcaaccacaacaacaagcagatgcttttgatttatttgtaGCAAACAGACAacaaagtaataataataataataataataatataaataatactaCAAGTAGTTTTGGAGCAAATAATCCATTTgcaaataatagtagtaataataataatactaatggTGCAATTCAACCATACATACCAAATACAGCAAAGTCACTTCCGCCAGTTtcacaacaactacaacaaccaatGCAAAATCAATTctcaccacaaccacaaaaaTTTGTTGGATCATCAATAACTCCATCTGCACCACCTCCATTTAAACCAAATACAACTCAATCAAACCCATTCAATACCTCTCCACCACTTAATAATAtgaacaaccacaacaataatatgatgcaacaacaacaaccacaacaacaacaacaacaacaaccacaacaacaatttaacCCAATGTATAACAATAACGCAATGGCTCCAAGTTACCCAAACTATAACGCAATTGGAGCTGATAATCAACACAATACTAACCCATATGGTATGAtgaatcatcaacaacaacaacaacaacaacaacaacaacaaccaatgatgaatcaaatgaataatttttcaGCACCAACATACTCTCAATTTACAAACTACGCCCAACCAAACCAACAACCATACAATAATAACTATGGAGGAATGAACCAATCAAATATgtatccaaataataatatgagtGGTAAATCATCTCTTATTTAA